One window of the Oncorhynchus mykiss isolate Arlee chromosome 5, USDA_OmykA_1.1, whole genome shotgun sequence genome contains the following:
- the LOC110523827 gene encoding tricarboxylate transport protein B, mitochondrial isoform X3: MRDESGKLDSTRGLLCGLGAGVAEAVVVVCPMETVKVKFIHDQSSANPKYRGFFHGVREIVRTEGLRGTYQGLTATVLKQGSNQAIRFYVMTSLRNWYKGEDPNKAINPLVTGAFGAFAGAVSVFGNTPLDVIKTRMQGLEAHKYKSTLDCAVKIMKHEGPKAFYKGTVPRLGRVCMDVAIVFIIYEEVVKVLNKVWKTD; this comes from the exons ATGCGTGATGAGAGTGGGAAGCTGGACAGTACCCGGGGTCTTCTCTGTGGGCTGGGGGCTGGAGTGGCTGAGGCTGTGGTGGTGGTCTGCCCCATGGAGAcggtcaag GTAAAGTTTATCCATGACCAATCGTCAGCCAACCCAAAGTACCGGGGATTCTTCCATGGAGTCAGGGAGATCGTCAGAACAGAAG GCCTGAGGGGGACGTACCAGGGTCTGACAGCCACGGTACTGAAACAGGGATCCAACCAGGCCATCCGCTTCTACGTCATGACATCTCTAAGGAACTGgtacaaag gTGAAGATCCTAACAAGGCCATTAACCCTCTGGTCACGGGAGCATTCGGAGCCTTCGCTGGAGCTGTCAGTGTGTTTGGAAATACTCCTCTGGATGTCATCAAAACCAGGATGCAG GGTCTGGAGGCTCACAAGTACAAAAGCACCCTGGACTGTGCCGTCAAGATCATGAAGCATGAGGGACCTAAAGC GTTCTATAAGGGTACAGTCCCCAGGCTGGGCAGGGTGTGTATGGACGTAGCCATCGTCTTCATAATCTACGAGGAGGTGGTGAAGGTCCTTAACAAAGTCTGGAAGACCGACTGA
- the LOC110523827 gene encoding tricarboxylate transport protein B, mitochondrial isoform X2: protein MKGGIAGGIEICITFPTEYVKTQLQLDEKANPPRYKGIVDCVKQTVDGHGVRGLYRGLSSLLYGSIPKAAVRFGVFEFLSNKMRDESGKLDSTRGLLCGLGAGVAEAVVVVCPMETVKVKFIHDQSSANPKYRGFFHGVREIVRTEGLRGTYQGLTATVLKQGSNQAIRFYVMTSLRNWYKGEDPNKAINPLVTGAFGAFAGAVSVFGNTPLDVIKTRMQGLEAHKYKSTLDCAVKIMKHEGPKAFYKGTVPRLGRVCMDVAIVFIIYEEVVKVLNKVWKTD from the exons gtGGTATTGCTGGAGGAATAGAGATCTGTATTACATTCCCTACAGAGTATGTGAAGACTCAGCTGCAGTTGGATGAGAAGGCCAACCCTCCCAGATATAAAGGCATCG ttgactgtgtgAAGCAGACGGTAGACGGTCATGGGGTGAGAGGTCTATACAGAGGGCTCAGCTCACTGCTCTATGGCTCCATACCCAAAGCAGctgtcag gtttggTGTTTTTGAGTTCCTCAGTAATAAGATGCGTGATGAGAGTGGGAAGCTGGACAGTACCCGGGGTCTTCTCTGTGGGCTGGGGGCTGGAGTGGCTGAGGCTGTGGTGGTGGTCTGCCCCATGGAGAcggtcaag GTAAAGTTTATCCATGACCAATCGTCAGCCAACCCAAAGTACCGGGGATTCTTCCATGGAGTCAGGGAGATCGTCAGAACAGAAG GCCTGAGGGGGACGTACCAGGGTCTGACAGCCACGGTACTGAAACAGGGATCCAACCAGGCCATCCGCTTCTACGTCATGACATCTCTAAGGAACTGgtacaaag gTGAAGATCCTAACAAGGCCATTAACCCTCTGGTCACGGGAGCATTCGGAGCCTTCGCTGGAGCTGTCAGTGTGTTTGGAAATACTCCTCTGGATGTCATCAAAACCAGGATGCAG GGTCTGGAGGCTCACAAGTACAAAAGCACCCTGGACTGTGCCGTCAAGATCATGAAGCATGAGGGACCTAAAGC GTTCTATAAGGGTACAGTCCCCAGGCTGGGCAGGGTGTGTATGGACGTAGCCATCGTCTTCATAATCTACGAGGAGGTGGTGAAGGTCCTTAACAAAGTCTGGAAGACCGACTGA
- the LOC110523827 gene encoding tricarboxylate transport protein B, mitochondrial isoform X1, whose product MSRNPTFVSPFHRPHCLAAAAQAGKAKLTHPGKAILAGGIAGGIEICITFPTEYVKTQLQLDEKANPPRYKGIVDCVKQTVDGHGVRGLYRGLSSLLYGSIPKAAVRFGVFEFLSNKMRDESGKLDSTRGLLCGLGAGVAEAVVVVCPMETVKVKFIHDQSSANPKYRGFFHGVREIVRTEGLRGTYQGLTATVLKQGSNQAIRFYVMTSLRNWYKGEDPNKAINPLVTGAFGAFAGAVSVFGNTPLDVIKTRMQGLEAHKYKSTLDCAVKIMKHEGPKAFYKGTVPRLGRVCMDVAIVFIIYEEVVKVLNKVWKTD is encoded by the exons ATGTCCAGGAATCCCACATTCGTGAGTCCATTCCACAGACCCCATTGTTTGGCCGCTGCCGCCCAGGCAGGAAAAGCCAAACTCACCCACCCTGGCAAAGCCATTCTAGCAG gtGGTATTGCTGGAGGAATAGAGATCTGTATTACATTCCCTACAGAGTATGTGAAGACTCAGCTGCAGTTGGATGAGAAGGCCAACCCTCCCAGATATAAAGGCATCG ttgactgtgtgAAGCAGACGGTAGACGGTCATGGGGTGAGAGGTCTATACAGAGGGCTCAGCTCACTGCTCTATGGCTCCATACCCAAAGCAGctgtcag gtttggTGTTTTTGAGTTCCTCAGTAATAAGATGCGTGATGAGAGTGGGAAGCTGGACAGTACCCGGGGTCTTCTCTGTGGGCTGGGGGCTGGAGTGGCTGAGGCTGTGGTGGTGGTCTGCCCCATGGAGAcggtcaag GTAAAGTTTATCCATGACCAATCGTCAGCCAACCCAAAGTACCGGGGATTCTTCCATGGAGTCAGGGAGATCGTCAGAACAGAAG GCCTGAGGGGGACGTACCAGGGTCTGACAGCCACGGTACTGAAACAGGGATCCAACCAGGCCATCCGCTTCTACGTCATGACATCTCTAAGGAACTGgtacaaag gTGAAGATCCTAACAAGGCCATTAACCCTCTGGTCACGGGAGCATTCGGAGCCTTCGCTGGAGCTGTCAGTGTGTTTGGAAATACTCCTCTGGATGTCATCAAAACCAGGATGCAG GGTCTGGAGGCTCACAAGTACAAAAGCACCCTGGACTGTGCCGTCAAGATCATGAAGCATGAGGGACCTAAAGC GTTCTATAAGGGTACAGTCCCCAGGCTGGGCAGGGTGTGTATGGACGTAGCCATCGTCTTCATAATCTACGAGGAGGTGGTGAAGGTCCTTAACAAAGTCTGGAAGACCGACTGA